The following are encoded in a window of Mycolicibacterium tusciae JS617 genomic DNA:
- a CDS encoding type I polyketide synthase, whose product MTRGKGMTHAPIAITGIGCRFPEAAGPKAFWGLLTNAGDAIKEIPANRFDVDAFYDARPGIPGKIYSRWGGFLDQIDQFDPYFFGISPREAAGMDPQHRLLLEVAWEALEDAGQVPEHLLGQQVGVFAGMCTNDYLNAATDLSLIDIYFAAGNARSLLSGRLSYALGFEGPSVVVDTACSTSLVAVHLACQSLRSGESVLALAGGANLVLDPDPSIGFSQAQMLARDGRCKAFDARGDGFVRSDGVGIVVLKRLDDALADHDPIYAVIRGSAVNNDGRSGGLLMTPSRAGQEAVLRAAYENSGISPGQVQYVEAHGTGTSVGDPIEAMALGTVLNTDRPADQPCRIGSVKTNIGHAEGAAGIAGLIKVALALKHRAIPASLHFGQPNPAIPWSELPLTVQREMTPWPAEATPAVAGVSSFGISGTNSHVVVTDLFEATNGHRRKARGADVAHMLPISAHSAAALEAMARTYRDFARDGQGDLGDICYTAGVRRTHHDHRLSVLGRSLSEIGEQLDAHLAGEARRGVASGRKVPDTKRKIAFVFPGQGSQWLGMARRLMDQEPVFRTTLETCAQALSRYADWSLFDEIRADAATSRLEEIDVVQPVLFAVQVALAAQWRAWGVEPDAVVGHSMGEIAAAYVAGIIGLDDAARIICRRSQIVGQRASGNGRMAVVSLPLEATEVLLAGYADRVAVAACNGPTTTLISGEAEALVALSQLAERRDIFFQFINVDYASHSPQMDPLRDELLESLGTIDARRGSIAMMSTSGRATLLDGPKCDATYWVDNLCRPVAFAQAIDALTADGYDVLLELSAHPTLAMSMSDCLRQSRRPGIVLSSMRRGEDDRSVLLEAFGALYAAGFPTDWARLHPTGGDVVPLPAYAWQRERFWVEDSGQAPVAPPARKGGHPLLARYFRSAADQGTHFWETDLCARAFPYLSDHRVQGATVMPAAGFAEMALAAATEVFGAGCHTVRHLQFQKALFVADDQPKTIQLALSLVTPGEASVKFFTVQQGDARDPSASTLHVTGTIGIATNGSITAPAGDTFEEIRGRCPAIVSAPEFYRETHERGLEYGTSFQGLAQLWRRDGEAIGQLRLSTAVETEAGAYQFHPAFLDAAFQALAAALPRRDADQSEGTVFLPVGLDTLRMHARPGADLFSHAVLRSGADGQSGTIEGDVRVIDAEGHVILEALGFTLQRIGHDAAAVSEKQLDEWIYETQWQPKARQPAVDAQPGARRWLLLSDDEVGPALCRRLEAAGDECVVVLAGDAYEKVTAARYRINPARPQDYRQLLAQITAEDEAPCDGVVHLWAAERWSPDGATLATVQGARRRGCDSALHLVHALADVTHAPAPRLWVVTVGTQPVGDSSEPLSIAHAPLWGLAGVIGTEHPELRCTRVDLGALGEGDEVQALLDEVRAGDGEDQVALRGSKRWVPRVVRRSAEVVDEKCRLVTAEEPFRLEIATAGILENLTLRSTTRVQPVAGQVEIRVHAAGLNFRDVLVAMGVIPPVLEQSLDLGWECAGTVVRTGPGVEHLRVGDDVVALAPSCLGSYVTTDATLVAGKPAHITFEDAVTIPLTFMTAYYALHHLGRLSKGERVLIHAAAGGVGQAAVQIAQHVGAEIFATAGTPEKRAFLKEQGVEHVMDSRSLEFADEVLRITGGEGVDVVLNSLAGEFIPRSLATLRAGGRFLEIGMVDILQNTPLGLREFHKSLSFSSVNLAHMFVSRAAFCGAMLTEVLDYFRDGRFAPLPRHSFPLSEARDAFRFMAQAKHIGKVVVTLDESEFLVAPSSQQPVTFRDDGTYLLTGGLGGLGLVLAEWMVERGARNLVLVGRSGATSEAAADALAAMQARGASVVVAKADVGSEVDVARVIGDIDATMPPLRGIMHLAAVLDDGILLQLDRERFQTVLGPKADGAWNLHTATLDAPLDFFVMFSSVAAVLASAGQGNYVAANAFLDALAHHRRAQGRAALAINWGLWAEVGVAARPEITKRLMQQGILPFSPSQGMQLLERALQFDTPQAMAIAVDWSRLLGLMSPPILSALADEVTHESGPGRAPRSNDGLTGEKLGAASAAQRQPMIEAFLVEQTAHVLRCSPSKVDVQQPLTQLGIDSLMAVELKNRVEGDLGLTLPVTALLQGPSLAHLGARLMTQLPEPVAVPASSPVDELSDDAVQSLLRAIGINDGAEAKPLRQKASKDLFNGDRLAVNVRALSDEVRLDPTVTPGTQAAELTDHPRQVLLTGATGFLGAFLLRELLDRTAADVHCLVRAESVEAGRARLRQTLQTYSLWHDALEDRIVPVPGDLGEPGLGLSAATSADLAATIDVIYHSGAFVNWIFPYARLKATNVLGTEEILRLATRVRIKPVHYVSSLGVFPLFDSSGEVTVIREDDTLDHDGSLHGGYLQSKWVADKLMMEARSRGLPVCIYRPGLITGHSETGAWNTGDVMSRMLKSWIELQSAPQFAHDETDMTPVDYISKAIVHLSGRRDAMGKTFHIANHRRVRLGAIADWMHDFGYPLRQVPYDSWVTELLRRTTTRGDVVSSLVPLFSLSMMGEVSSKLKSLPQFDCRNTLAGLEGTAIYCSPIDDRVLGNYFARFISDGFVAPPTAIARV is encoded by the coding sequence ATGACCAGGGGGAAAGGTATGACGCACGCTCCGATCGCCATCACCGGTATCGGCTGCCGCTTCCCCGAAGCCGCGGGCCCAAAAGCGTTCTGGGGTCTGCTGACGAATGCCGGCGACGCCATCAAGGAGATTCCGGCGAATCGGTTCGACGTTGATGCCTTCTACGATGCGCGCCCCGGTATCCCCGGCAAGATCTACAGCCGATGGGGCGGATTCCTCGATCAGATCGATCAGTTCGATCCGTACTTCTTCGGCATCTCCCCGCGCGAGGCCGCGGGCATGGATCCACAGCATCGCCTGCTGCTCGAGGTCGCCTGGGAGGCGCTCGAGGACGCCGGACAGGTCCCGGAGCACCTGCTCGGCCAGCAGGTGGGCGTGTTCGCCGGCATGTGCACCAACGACTACCTGAACGCCGCCACCGACCTGTCGCTGATCGATATCTACTTCGCCGCAGGCAACGCGCGAAGCCTCCTGTCGGGTCGGCTGTCGTATGCGCTCGGGTTCGAGGGACCGAGCGTGGTCGTCGACACCGCCTGTTCCACGTCGCTGGTGGCGGTGCACCTGGCTTGCCAGAGCCTAAGGAGCGGCGAATCCGTGCTCGCGCTCGCAGGTGGCGCCAACCTGGTGCTCGACCCCGATCCGAGCATCGGGTTCTCTCAGGCGCAGATGCTGGCACGCGACGGCCGCTGCAAGGCCTTCGACGCGCGGGGCGACGGCTTCGTGCGCAGCGACGGGGTGGGGATCGTCGTGTTGAAGCGCCTCGACGACGCCCTGGCCGACCATGACCCGATCTATGCCGTGATCCGCGGCAGTGCCGTCAACAACGACGGCCGCAGCGGCGGCCTGCTGATGACGCCGAGCCGCGCCGGGCAGGAAGCCGTGCTGCGCGCGGCCTACGAGAACAGCGGAATCTCTCCGGGGCAGGTGCAGTATGTCGAGGCGCACGGCACGGGCACGAGCGTCGGCGATCCGATCGAAGCGATGGCGCTCGGTACCGTGCTCAACACCGATCGGCCGGCAGATCAGCCGTGCCGTATCGGTTCGGTGAAGACGAACATCGGTCACGCCGAGGGCGCGGCCGGCATTGCCGGTCTCATCAAGGTGGCGCTGGCGCTCAAGCATCGTGCGATTCCCGCGAGCCTGCACTTCGGCCAGCCGAACCCGGCCATCCCCTGGAGCGAGCTGCCGCTCACCGTGCAGCGTGAAATGACGCCGTGGCCGGCCGAGGCGACACCCGCAGTGGCCGGCGTGAGCTCGTTCGGCATCTCCGGCACGAACTCGCACGTCGTCGTGACCGACCTGTTCGAGGCAACGAACGGTCATCGCCGGAAGGCACGCGGCGCCGATGTCGCACACATGCTGCCGATCTCCGCGCACAGCGCCGCGGCGCTCGAGGCGATGGCGCGCACATATCGTGACTTTGCGCGTGACGGCCAGGGCGATCTGGGCGACATCTGCTATACCGCCGGCGTGCGCCGGACGCATCACGATCACCGCCTCTCGGTGCTCGGGCGCTCACTGTCGGAGATCGGTGAGCAGCTGGACGCCCATCTCGCCGGCGAAGCCAGGCGCGGTGTCGCCTCCGGGCGCAAGGTGCCGGACACGAAACGGAAGATCGCGTTCGTGTTCCCAGGCCAGGGGTCGCAGTGGCTCGGTATGGCGCGCCGCTTGATGGATCAGGAACCGGTGTTCCGCACCACCCTCGAGACCTGCGCGCAAGCGTTGAGCCGGTACGCGGACTGGTCGCTGTTCGATGAGATTCGCGCCGATGCGGCGACGTCGCGTCTCGAGGAGATCGACGTCGTGCAGCCGGTTCTCTTTGCGGTGCAGGTCGCCCTGGCCGCGCAGTGGCGGGCATGGGGCGTCGAGCCGGACGCCGTCGTGGGACACAGCATGGGCGAGATTGCGGCTGCTTACGTCGCAGGCATCATCGGCCTCGACGACGCGGCCCGCATCATCTGCCGCCGCAGCCAGATAGTCGGGCAACGTGCGTCCGGGAATGGGCGGATGGCAGTCGTGAGCCTGCCGCTCGAAGCGACCGAGGTGCTGCTCGCCGGCTATGCCGACCGCGTGGCTGTGGCGGCATGCAACGGGCCGACGACGACCCTTATTTCCGGCGAGGCAGAGGCGTTGGTGGCGCTCAGTCAGCTGGCCGAGCGCCGCGACATCTTCTTTCAGTTCATCAACGTCGACTACGCCTCGCACAGTCCTCAGATGGACCCGCTGCGAGACGAGCTGTTGGAATCGCTCGGCACGATCGATGCGCGGCGGGGCTCGATCGCGATGATGTCGACGTCGGGCCGGGCCACGTTGCTCGACGGACCGAAATGTGATGCTACCTATTGGGTCGACAACCTTTGTCGCCCGGTAGCTTTCGCGCAGGCGATCGATGCGCTCACCGCCGACGGCTATGACGTCCTGCTCGAACTGAGCGCGCATCCGACGTTGGCGATGTCGATGTCGGATTGTCTGCGTCAAAGCCGGCGCCCCGGCATAGTGCTGTCGTCGATGCGACGCGGCGAGGACGACCGCAGCGTACTGCTGGAGGCCTTTGGTGCGTTGTACGCCGCTGGTTTCCCGACCGACTGGGCACGCCTGCATCCGACGGGCGGAGACGTGGTGCCGCTGCCCGCCTACGCCTGGCAGCGGGAACGATTCTGGGTCGAAGACAGCGGTCAGGCACCAGTTGCGCCGCCTGCCCGCAAGGGCGGACACCCGCTGCTCGCCAGGTACTTCAGGTCGGCAGCGGATCAGGGCACACATTTCTGGGAGACCGACCTGTGCGCCCGCGCGTTTCCGTACCTCAGCGATCACCGCGTGCAAGGGGCGACGGTGATGCCGGCCGCGGGCTTCGCTGAAATGGCGCTGGCCGCGGCGACGGAGGTGTTTGGCGCCGGCTGTCACACGGTGCGGCATCTGCAGTTCCAGAAGGCGCTCTTCGTCGCCGACGATCAGCCGAAGACGATTCAGCTCGCCCTTTCGCTGGTGACGCCAGGCGAGGCATCGGTGAAGTTCTTCACGGTGCAGCAGGGCGACGCGCGTGATCCGTCGGCGTCGACGCTGCACGTGACCGGCACGATCGGGATTGCCACGAACGGGAGTATCACGGCACCAGCCGGCGACACGTTCGAAGAGATTCGTGGGCGCTGTCCGGCGATCGTCTCGGCGCCGGAGTTCTACCGCGAGACCCACGAGCGCGGTCTGGAGTACGGCACGAGCTTCCAGGGTCTGGCGCAGCTCTGGCGGCGCGACGGTGAGGCGATCGGTCAGCTGCGCCTTTCGACGGCGGTCGAGACCGAAGCCGGCGCCTACCAGTTCCATCCGGCGTTCCTGGACGCGGCGTTCCAGGCCCTGGCCGCCGCGCTCCCGCGACGGGATGCCGATCAGTCCGAAGGCACTGTCTTCCTTCCGGTAGGCCTCGACACACTGCGCATGCACGCGCGTCCTGGCGCCGATCTCTTCAGCCACGCGGTCCTGCGCTCAGGAGCGGACGGACAGTCGGGCACCATCGAAGGCGACGTCCGCGTGATCGATGCCGAAGGGCACGTGATCCTCGAGGCGCTCGGATTCACCCTGCAGCGGATCGGACACGATGCAGCAGCCGTTTCGGAGAAGCAGCTGGACGAGTGGATCTACGAGACCCAGTGGCAGCCCAAGGCACGCCAGCCGGCGGTTGACGCGCAGCCCGGCGCGAGGCGATGGCTGCTGCTGTCGGATGACGAAGTCGGACCCGCGCTGTGCCGACGTCTCGAGGCCGCAGGTGACGAGTGCGTGGTCGTTCTCGCCGGCGACGCGTACGAGAAGGTGACGGCGGCACGGTACCGGATCAACCCGGCGCGGCCGCAGGACTATCGCCAGCTGCTTGCGCAGATCACCGCCGAGGACGAAGCCCCTTGTGATGGCGTCGTCCATCTCTGGGCCGCGGAACGCTGGTCGCCGGACGGGGCCACTCTCGCCACCGTGCAGGGAGCGCGCCGGCGTGGATGCGACTCGGCACTGCATCTGGTGCACGCGCTCGCCGACGTCACTCACGCGCCGGCGCCGCGGTTGTGGGTCGTCACCGTCGGAACGCAGCCGGTGGGTGATTCGTCCGAGCCGCTGTCGATTGCACACGCTCCGCTCTGGGGTTTGGCCGGCGTCATCGGCACCGAGCATCCGGAGTTGCGCTGCACGCGCGTGGATCTCGGCGCGTTGGGCGAGGGCGACGAGGTCCAGGCATTGCTGGACGAGGTGCGTGCCGGCGATGGCGAAGACCAAGTAGCACTGCGTGGCAGCAAGCGTTGGGTACCGCGTGTCGTGCGCCGGTCTGCCGAGGTCGTGGACGAGAAGTGCCGACTGGTCACGGCCGAGGAGCCGTTCCGCCTCGAGATCGCAACGGCCGGCATCCTGGAGAATCTGACACTGCGCAGCACCACCCGCGTGCAGCCAGTCGCGGGACAGGTCGAGATCCGAGTGCACGCGGCGGGGCTCAACTTCCGCGACGTCCTCGTCGCGATGGGTGTCATACCGCCGGTGCTCGAGCAGTCACTCGACCTCGGATGGGAATGCGCGGGAACCGTGGTCCGAACCGGCCCGGGCGTGGAGCACCTGCGGGTTGGCGACGACGTCGTCGCCTTGGCGCCGTCGTGCCTTGGCTCGTACGTGACGACCGACGCGACGCTGGTCGCGGGCAAGCCAGCGCACATCACCTTCGAAGACGCGGTCACGATCCCGCTCACGTTCATGACTGCCTACTACGCCCTGCATCATCTCGGCAGACTGAGCAAGGGCGAGCGTGTCTTGATTCATGCCGCGGCCGGCGGCGTCGGCCAAGCGGCGGTGCAGATCGCACAGCACGTCGGTGCCGAAATCTTCGCCACGGCCGGGACGCCGGAGAAGCGGGCATTCCTCAAGGAGCAGGGCGTCGAGCACGTGATGGACTCGCGTTCTCTGGAGTTCGCCGACGAGGTGTTGCGGATCACCGGCGGGGAAGGCGTCGATGTGGTCCTCAATTCCCTTGCCGGGGAGTTCATCCCACGGAGCCTGGCGACGTTGCGTGCCGGTGGACGGTTCCTCGAGATCGGCATGGTCGACATCCTGCAGAACACCCCGCTGGGCCTTCGCGAGTTCCACAAGAGCCTGTCTTTCTCCTCGGTGAACTTGGCCCACATGTTCGTGTCGCGCGCGGCGTTCTGCGGTGCGATGCTGACGGAGGTCCTCGACTACTTCCGCGACGGCCGCTTCGCTCCCCTTCCGCGGCACAGCTTTCCGCTCTCGGAAGCCCGAGATGCATTCCGATTCATGGCGCAGGCGAAACACATCGGCAAGGTCGTGGTCACGCTCGACGAGTCGGAGTTCCTCGTTGCTCCGTCATCGCAGCAGCCGGTGACGTTCCGCGACGACGGCACGTACCTGCTGACGGGCGGCCTCGGTGGCCTGGGCCTGGTACTCGCGGAATGGATGGTGGAGCGCGGCGCGAGGAACCTCGTGCTCGTGGGCAGGAGCGGCGCGACGTCGGAGGCGGCGGCCGATGCGCTGGCCGCGATGCAGGCGCGCGGCGCGTCCGTCGTGGTTGCCAAGGCCGACGTTGGCAGCGAAGTCGACGTCGCCCGAGTGATCGGCGACATCGATGCGACGATGCCGCCGCTGCGCGGGATCATGCACCTCGCCGCAGTGCTCGACGACGGGATCCTGCTGCAACTGGACCGGGAGCGGTTCCAGACGGTCCTCGGGCCGAAGGCCGACGGCGCCTGGAATCTGCACACCGCGACGCTCGACGCGCCACTCGACTTCTTCGTGATGTTTTCGTCGGTGGCGGCAGTACTCGCGTCGGCTGGGCAGGGGAACTACGTGGCGGCCAATGCGTTCCTCGATGCGTTGGCCCATCACCGGCGCGCTCAGGGACGTGCAGCACTTGCGATCAACTGGGGTCTGTGGGCCGAAGTCGGCGTCGCGGCGCGGCCCGAGATCACGAAACGCTTGATGCAGCAGGGCATTCTGCCGTTCTCACCATCTCAAGGTATGCAGCTGCTCGAGCGAGCACTGCAGTTCGACACGCCGCAGGCCATGGCGATTGCAGTCGACTGGAGCCGCCTGCTCGGCCTGATGTCGCCGCCCATCCTCTCGGCGCTCGCCGACGAGGTCACCCACGAGTCGGGGCCTGGACGAGCGCCGCGCTCGAACGACGGTCTCACCGGCGAGAAGCTCGGCGCGGCCTCCGCCGCGCAGCGGCAGCCAATGATCGAGGCGTTCCTGGTCGAGCAGACCGCCCACGTGCTGCGATGCTCGCCGTCGAAAGTCGACGTGCAACAGCCGCTCACCCAGCTGGGGATCGATTCGCTGATGGCGGTTGAGCTGAAGAACCGCGTCGAAGGCGACCTCGGGCTCACCCTGCCGGTGACCGCGCTGCTGCAGGGACCGAGCCTCGCGCACCTCGGCGCCCGGCTGATGACACAGCTGCCGGAACCCGTTGCGGTGCCTGCGAGTTCGCCGGTGGACGAACTCTCCGACGATGCCGTCCAATCGCTCCTCCGCGCCATCGGCATCAACGATGGGGCCGAAGCAAAGCCGTTGCGGCAGAAAGCGAGCAAGGATCTGTTCAACGGCGACCGGCTCGCGGTTAACGTGAGGGCGCTGTCCGATGAAGTCAGGCTCGATCCGACGGTCACGCCGGGGACACAGGCGGCGGAGCTCACCGATCACCCGCGCCAGGTCCTTCTGACCGGCGCCACCGGATTCCTTGGCGCATTCCTCCTGCGCGAGCTCCTGGATCGAACCGCCGCCGACGTGCACTGTCTGGTGCGCGCCGAGAGTGTCGAGGCGGGGCGGGCGCGTCTGCGCCAGACGCTGCAGACCTACTCGCTGTGGCACGACGCACTCGAGGACCGGATCGTGCCGGTGCCGGGCGACCTCGGCGAGCCGGGGCTCGGCCTGTCGGCGGCCACCAGCGCCGATCTTGCGGCGACCATCGACGTCATCTATCACAGTGGCGCGTTCGTGAACTGGATCTTTCCCTACGCGCGGCTCAAGGCGACGAACGTGCTCGGCACCGAAGAGATTCTGCGCCTCGCCACGCGCGTCAGGATCAAGCCGGTGCACTACGTGTCGAGCCTTGGTGTCTTTCCGCTCTTCGATTCGTCCGGCGAGGTAACCGTCATCCGAGAAGACGACACCCTCGACCACGACGGCTCGCTGCACGGTGGCTACCTCCAGAGCAAGTGGGTCGCGGACAAGCTGATGATGGAGGCGCGATCGCGCGGCCTGCCGGTCTGCATCTATCGGCCGGGCCTCATCACCGGGCACAGCGAGACCGGGGCCTGGAATACCGGCGACGTCATGTCACGCATGCTGAAGTCGTGGATCGAGCTGCAGAGCGCGCCACAATTCGCACACGACGAAACTGACATGACACCGGTCGACTACATCAGCAAGGCGATCGTGCATCTCTCTGGCCGCCGCGACGCGATGGGCAAGACGTTTCACATCGCGAACCATCGTCGGGTGCGGCTCGGCGCGATAGCCGACTGGATGCACGACTTCGGCTATCCGCTCAGGCAGGTGCCTTATGACTCGTGGGTGACCGAATTACTCCGCCGCACCACTACGCGCGGGGACGTCGTGTCGTCACTGGTGCCGCTGTTCTCGCTGAGCATGATGGGCGAGGTGTCGAGCAAGCTGAAGTCGTTGCCGCAGTTCGATTGTCGGAACACGCTGGCCGGTCTGGAGGGCACGGCGATCTACTGCTCGCCGATCGACGATCGCGTGCTCGGCAACTACTTCGCGCGCTTCATCAGCGATGGTTTCGTGGCTCCGCCGACGGCGATCGCCAGGGTGTGA